A portion of the uncultured Draconibacterium sp. genome contains these proteins:
- a CDS encoding DUF6057 family protein yields the protein MNSVPNKSKIIFRFFPVVLLFLFAIVFLHSFTDYIFFYQEKSSLFQLSFSFLKQHLDQPGGFMEYLGKLQMALYFYPLLGAFIVSSQILLIIWLISRIGKQLGAENFLFVPFLAGALLFYLQTNYQYQAINNLGILFQLLLFLGLIINKPKYQWLVVVELPVVYFLFGSFSYLLLGLLTIYFLYQKSWLKAMLSWIGLGFFFWIGKEFLFFYTTDSLLVFPFSETGIGGQVVLFGVTAFLLLFVQVLARIRINAIERIKIRKIKLGGLSPYLILVLLVIVAFQNIDEKSKHYFHAEKLFYEQKYDELIEFNMQFPTKNTLTAFLNNVALAETGRLSNSFFHFPQSSNGNSLFLKWELVTNVLERGGYFYYAVGMINEAQRWAYEYMVMKGNSPEVLKMLIKTELIKGNYKVAEKYISVLGRTFFHRKEAKAFQALLFNDKAIAVHPELGRRRMLDTKVDFFVHSDNPLIDLESIVEADSMNIPALEYKLARLMLQKDVVALAEMLPVMEKAGYKRIPKNVEEAVASYSLLDMGDLPDTRYLSVSEPTKRQFREFFQIFMENRSDKQRAQKALARYSNTYWYYVFFK from the coding sequence ATGAATTCTGTTCCAAATAAATCCAAAATAATATTTCGCTTTTTCCCTGTCGTGTTGCTGTTTCTGTTCGCAATAGTTTTTCTTCACAGTTTTACCGACTATATTTTCTTTTACCAGGAAAAGTCATCCTTGTTTCAATTGTCTTTTTCTTTCCTAAAACAGCACCTCGATCAGCCTGGCGGATTTATGGAGTATTTGGGGAAGTTGCAAATGGCACTCTATTTCTATCCTTTGCTTGGAGCTTTTATAGTGAGTTCTCAAATATTACTCATTATTTGGCTGATCTCCCGAATCGGAAAACAATTGGGTGCAGAAAATTTTCTGTTTGTGCCATTTTTAGCGGGCGCCTTACTTTTTTATCTGCAAACCAATTACCAGTATCAGGCAATAAATAACCTTGGTATTTTGTTTCAGCTACTGCTATTTTTGGGACTTATAATTAACAAACCTAAATATCAGTGGTTAGTAGTAGTGGAACTTCCCGTTGTATATTTTCTATTTGGTAGTTTTTCTTATTTGTTGCTCGGCTTGTTAACCATTTATTTCCTATACCAAAAAAGCTGGTTGAAGGCGATGTTGAGTTGGATCGGTCTTGGATTTTTCTTTTGGATCGGAAAAGAGTTTCTGTTTTTCTATACCACAGATTCGCTACTGGTATTTCCGTTTTCGGAAACTGGTATCGGTGGGCAGGTTGTACTGTTTGGCGTGACAGCTTTTCTATTGCTATTCGTTCAGGTACTTGCAAGAATTAGAATTAATGCAATCGAACGAATAAAAATCAGGAAGATAAAGTTAGGCGGACTTTCACCCTATCTGATTTTGGTGTTGTTGGTTATCGTTGCTTTTCAGAATATTGATGAAAAAAGTAAACACTATTTTCATGCTGAGAAATTATTTTACGAGCAAAAATATGATGAGCTGATTGAATTCAATATGCAATTTCCAACGAAAAATACTTTAACCGCTTTTCTAAATAATGTGGCTTTAGCTGAAACTGGTCGGTTAAGTAATTCTTTTTTTCATTTCCCTCAAAGTTCAAATGGGAACAGCTTGTTTTTGAAATGGGAATTAGTAACTAATGTGTTGGAGCGGGGTGGTTATTTTTATTACGCTGTGGGAATGATTAATGAAGCTCAACGTTGGGCGTACGAATATATGGTAATGAAAGGGAATTCGCCCGAAGTTTTGAAAATGCTGATTAAAACAGAATTGATTAAAGGGAATTATAAAGTTGCCGAAAAATATATTTCAGTGCTTGGACGCACGTTTTTTCACCGTAAAGAAGCTAAAGCATTCCAGGCGCTGTTATTCAACGATAAAGCAATTGCTGTACATCCCGAGCTGGGGAGAAGACGCATGCTGGATACGAAAGTCGATTTTTTTGTGCATTCAGACAATCCGTTGATTGATCTTGAATCTATTGTTGAAGCTGATTCTATGAATATTCCGGCACTGGAATACAAACTGGCCAGGCTTATGCTACAAAAAGATGTTGTGGCGCTAGCTGAAATGCTTCCGGTAATGGAAAAAGCGGGATACAAGAGAATACCTAAAAATGTGGAAGAGGCGGTAGCCAGTTATTCACTTTTAGATATGGGAGATCTGCCTGATACTCGGTATTTATCTGTTAGCGAGCCAACCAAAAGGCAATTCAGGGAGTTTTTCCAGATTTTTATGGAAAACAGAAGCGATAAACAGCGAGCTCAAAAAGCACTTGCTCGCTATTCGAATACCTACTGGTATTATGTCTTTTTTAAATAG
- the ilvD gene encoding dihydroxy-acid dehydratase: protein MQNTLRSNTTTQGRRMAGARSLWRANGMKEEHFGKPLIAIVNSFTQFVPGHVHLHEIGQYVKSLIEKEGYFAAEFNTIAIDDGIAMGHDGMLYSLPSRDVIADSVEYMCNAHKVDAMVCISNCDKITPGMMMGAMRLNIPAVFVSGGPMEAGEVDDKFLDLVDAMVMAADTKIDDSYVQKVEENACPTCGSCSGMFTANSMNCLAEAIGLALPGNGTIVATHANRKKLFEEAAQKIIAATKAYYFEGDDSVLPRSIGTRDAFLNAMKLDIAMGGSTNTVLHLLAIAHEAEVSFTMQDIDQLSRITPNLCKVAPNGHYHIQDVNRAGGILGILGELEKGGLMETNVSRIDGRTLAEAIAEYDIKRDTVTEDAINRFKSAPGGGRNLVMGSQQSVYKELDEDRANGCIRDFENAYNKDGGLAVLFGNIAEKGCIVKTAGVDPSIFKFTGTAKVFDSQDDAVNGILGDEVQKGDVIVIRFEGPKGGPGMQEMLYPTSYLKSMQLDKHCALITDGRFSGGTSGLSIGHVSPEAAGGGAIALIRNNDKIAIDITERSINLVISDEELQKRRDEEEAKGGKAWKPATRVRNVSKALKAYASLVSSADMGAVRLID from the coding sequence ATGCAGAATACATTACGAAGCAACACAACCACACAGGGCCGCAGAATGGCCGGGGCAAGAAGCCTTTGGAGAGCTAACGGAATGAAAGAAGAACACTTTGGAAAACCGTTGATCGCAATTGTCAACTCGTTCACACAGTTTGTTCCGGGGCATGTTCATTTACACGAAATTGGCCAGTATGTAAAAAGTTTAATTGAGAAAGAAGGCTATTTTGCTGCTGAATTTAACACCATTGCCATCGACGATGGAATTGCAATGGGCCACGACGGGATGTTATATTCGCTTCCGTCGCGCGATGTGATTGCCGACAGTGTTGAATACATGTGTAATGCACACAAAGTGGATGCGATGGTTTGTATCTCGAACTGCGATAAAATAACTCCGGGAATGATGATGGGCGCTATGCGCCTGAATATTCCGGCGGTATTTGTTTCGGGCGGTCCAATGGAAGCCGGCGAAGTTGATGATAAATTCCTCGACCTTGTTGATGCTATGGTTATGGCTGCCGACACAAAAATTGATGATTCGTACGTACAAAAAGTGGAAGAAAACGCTTGTCCTACCTGCGGATCGTGCTCGGGAATGTTCACTGCAAACTCGATGAACTGTTTGGCCGAGGCAATTGGTTTGGCACTTCCCGGAAACGGAACGATTGTAGCCACACACGCCAACAGAAAGAAACTTTTTGAAGAAGCTGCACAAAAGATTATTGCAGCAACAAAAGCTTATTATTTCGAAGGCGACGATTCGGTACTTCCAAGAAGTATTGGTACGCGCGATGCCTTTTTAAATGCAATGAAACTGGATATCGCCATGGGTGGATCGACCAACACGGTACTTCACCTGCTGGCTATTGCACACGAAGCCGAAGTTAGCTTCACAATGCAAGATATTGACCAGCTTTCGCGCATTACACCGAACCTGTGTAAAGTTGCACCAAACGGCCATTATCATATTCAGGATGTAAACCGCGCCGGTGGAATTCTTGGTATTTTGGGCGAATTGGAAAAAGGAGGTTTGATGGAAACCAACGTTTCTCGTATCGACGGGAGAACATTGGCAGAAGCCATTGCCGAATACGATATTAAACGAGATACTGTTACGGAAGATGCCATAAACCGATTCAAATCGGCTCCAGGCGGAGGTCGCAACCTGGTTATGGGATCGCAGCAAAGCGTTTACAAAGAATTGGACGAAGACCGTGCCAATGGCTGTATCCGCGACTTTGAAAACGCCTACAACAAAGACGGCGGTTTAGCTGTTCTATTCGGTAATATCGCCGAAAAAGGATGTATTGTAAAAACTGCAGGTGTTGATCCGTCAATCTTCAAATTCACTGGAACAGCGAAGGTTTTTGACTCACAGGATGATGCAGTAAACGGTATTCTTGGCGATGAAGTTCAAAAAGGTGATGTTATTGTTATTCGTTTCGAAGGGCCAAAAGGTGGTCCGGGTATGCAGGAAATGCTCTACCCTACTTCGTACCTGAAATCGATGCAACTGGATAAACATTGTGCACTGATTACGGACGGACGTTTCTCAGGCGGAACATCAGGATTGTCAATCGGCCACGTTTCTCCTGAAGCAGCAGGCGGCGGAGCAATTGCACTGATTCGCAACAACGACAAAATTGCCATCGATATTACCGAGCGCTCAATTAACCTTGTAATTTCTGATGAAGAATTGCAAAAACGCCGTGACGAAGAAGAGGCTAAAGGAGGAAAAGCCTGGAAACCTGCAACGCGAGTCCGTAATGTCTCGAAAGCGCTAAAAGCTTATGCAAGCCTCGTTTCATCGGCCGACATGGGAGCCGTAAGATTAATTGACTAA
- a CDS encoding beta-galactosidase produces MVKQFFLTLLFLTVALSGFSQPEKFDNILYGVAYYHEYMPSERLDEDIRMMKEAGISVVRVGESTWSLYEQREGEFDFSYMKRIIDKMYDAGIKVILGTPTYSIPAWLWYKHPEVLLDYQKGEKAYYGIRQNMNITNPTYLFYCERVIRKMMENLAQHPGVIGFQVDNEATSRGVNNYDFNVAFVNHLKKKFKTPENLNKIWGLNYWGMTIDSWEELATRDGITNTAYKLEWERFNRKAVADFLKWQSAIVQEYKSDDQFIMHCFMPSVQDIDQHESAKLMDMMAVNVYHGQQDDLTGNEIAFAGDYFRSVKNGKNYLITETNAQTIGWNSRIQQPPYPGQMRQNVYAHLGSGANMVEYWHWHSIHYGQETYWKGVLSHDLKPNRAYAEVSKTAHELERIGKKLVNLKKENKVAILFSHDSNDALNFMPFDQGGSAWGPTENDYYRNTLVGQFHKILYQNNVGVDFIFPEDAAFENYDLVIVPSLYIATDALLNKIKNYVTNGGHIIMQFKSGFADENSMVRPMLAPGPLKDVCGFYYQEFSNIKSLELKDDPFNVGDDENKVHTWAEYLLLETAKPLAFYDHKYFQEYPAITLNEYGDGTLLYEGCMVSDAIQEKIIQQSLDRAEVQGVDQKLHWPVIAKSGVNEMGNTIHYYYNYSSDAKSFTYEHGNGTELITDEPINNGEELYIAPWDVLIIEE; encoded by the coding sequence ATGGTTAAACAATTCTTTTTAACGCTGCTGTTTTTAACGGTGGCACTCTCCGGTTTTTCGCAGCCCGAAAAATTTGACAATATACTTTATGGTGTGGCATATTACCATGAGTACATGCCTTCTGAGCGGCTTGATGAAGATATCCGGATGATGAAAGAAGCCGGGATTTCAGTTGTACGTGTTGGCGAATCAACCTGGAGTTTGTACGAGCAACGCGAAGGTGAATTCGATTTTTCGTATATGAAACGGATAATCGATAAAATGTATGACGCCGGTATAAAAGTAATTCTTGGTACACCAACGTATTCCATTCCCGCCTGGTTGTGGTACAAACATCCCGAAGTTTTACTTGATTACCAGAAAGGTGAAAAAGCTTACTACGGAATCAGGCAAAATATGAACATTACCAATCCTACCTACTTGTTTTACTGCGAACGGGTTATCCGAAAAATGATGGAGAACCTGGCGCAACATCCGGGAGTGATTGGATTTCAGGTGGATAACGAAGCCACTTCGCGCGGAGTGAATAATTACGATTTTAATGTGGCTTTTGTTAATCATCTGAAAAAGAAATTCAAAACTCCGGAAAACCTAAATAAAATATGGGGCCTTAATTACTGGGGAATGACCATTGACAGCTGGGAAGAACTGGCAACGCGCGATGGAATTACAAACACCGCTTATAAATTGGAATGGGAGCGTTTTAACCGCAAGGCGGTGGCCGATTTTTTAAAGTGGCAATCGGCCATAGTGCAGGAGTACAAAAGCGACGACCAGTTTATAATGCACTGTTTTATGCCATCGGTGCAGGATATCGACCAGCACGAAAGCGCCAAATTGATGGATATGATGGCAGTTAATGTATATCATGGTCAGCAAGACGACCTTACCGGGAATGAAATTGCTTTTGCCGGCGATTACTTCCGCTCGGTGAAAAATGGCAAAAACTACCTGATAACCGAGACCAATGCGCAAACCATCGGTTGGAACTCCCGCATTCAACAGCCACCTTATCCGGGGCAGATGCGGCAAAATGTGTATGCACATCTTGGTTCAGGTGCAAATATGGTAGAGTACTGGCATTGGCACTCAATTCACTACGGACAGGAAACCTACTGGAAAGGTGTTTTATCGCACGACCTGAAACCCAATCGGGCGTATGCAGAAGTGTCAAAAACAGCTCATGAACTGGAACGTATCGGTAAAAAACTGGTCAACCTGAAAAAGGAAAACAAGGTGGCGATTTTGTTTAGCCACGATTCAAATGATGCCTTGAATTTTATGCCATTCGATCAGGGAGGATCGGCATGGGGGCCAACTGAAAACGATTACTACCGAAATACGCTGGTGGGGCAGTTTCATAAAATTCTGTACCAGAATAATGTGGGGGTCGATTTTATTTTTCCTGAAGATGCTGCGTTTGAAAACTACGACCTGGTAATTGTTCCTTCGCTGTACATTGCTACCGATGCGTTGCTGAATAAAATCAAAAACTATGTTACCAATGGTGGCCACATTATTATGCAGTTTAAAAGTGGTTTCGCCGACGAGAATTCGATGGTACGCCCGATGTTGGCGCCCGGTCCATTAAAAGATGTTTGTGGTTTTTATTACCAAGAGTTTTCAAACATTAAGAGTCTTGAATTGAAAGACGATCCTTTTAACGTTGGCGATGATGAAAACAAAGTTCATACCTGGGCCGAGTATCTTTTGTTGGAAACTGCAAAACCACTTGCTTTTTACGATCATAAATATTTTCAGGAGTATCCGGCAATTACGCTTAATGAATATGGCGACGGAACTTTATTATACGAAGGCTGCATGGTTTCTGATGCAATCCAGGAAAAGATCATTCAGCAGAGTCTTGATCGTGCAGAAGTTCAGGGCGTAGATCAGAAATTACACTGGCCGGTAATTGCCAAATCAGGTGTAAATGAAATGGGGAATACTATTCATTACTATTACAATTATTCATCGGATGCAAAATCGTTTACTTACGAACATGGAAACGGGACGGAGTTGATAACTGATGAGCCGATAAACAATGGAGAAGAGCTTTATATTGCCCCATGGGATGTGTTGATCATTGAAGAGTAA
- a CDS encoding TonB-dependent receptor plug domain-containing protein, with the protein MKNISILLFSVWAFNLAGTAQERLLQGRVTTFDSIPLMKAVIEVASSDKQALSDTLGYFQVFCQSEDKIVISARGFGKQKVKVEGNNKFILVNLKLKKGDYNKELAIGQGHVKASEKLFAMSSLDNEEVDYSRYPTLERAIAGRFSGVTVRNGEVIVRGNETFGAGNGALIVIDGVARGYSIAGIPPYNVKSITILKDASAAAYGSQGANGVVLIETKRGGDN; encoded by the coding sequence ATGAAAAATATATCAATTCTCCTATTTAGTGTTTGGGCTTTTAATTTGGCCGGAACTGCTCAGGAAAGACTGTTGCAAGGACGAGTTACTACCTTTGACAGTATTCCGCTGATGAAAGCTGTAATAGAGGTAGCCAGTTCCGACAAACAGGCTTTGTCTGATACGCTGGGGTATTTTCAGGTATTTTGTCAAAGTGAAGATAAGATTGTAATATCGGCACGAGGGTTTGGAAAACAAAAAGTTAAGGTTGAAGGGAACAATAAATTTATCCTCGTTAATTTGAAATTGAAAAAGGGCGATTACAACAAAGAGCTGGCAATCGGTCAGGGGCATGTAAAGGCAAGTGAAAAACTCTTTGCCATGTCGTCTCTGGATAATGAAGAGGTTGATTATTCGAGGTATCCAACTTTAGAACGTGCAATTGCCGGTCGTTTTTCCGGCGTAACCGTTAGAAATGGGGAAGTAATTGTTAGAGGCAACGAAACTTTTGGAGCCGGTAACGGTGCACTCATTGTTATTGACGGAGTTGCCCGGGGTTATTCCATTGCCGGAATTCCACCTTACAATGTAAAGTCAATTACCATTTTAAAAGATGCTTCGGCAGCAGCTTATGGATCGCAGGGGGCAAACGGAGTAGTATTGATTGAAACCAAGCGGGGTGGCGATAATTAA